The Planctomycetota bacterium genomic sequence TCGCTGTGGGCGTTTGGCACGGCGCTGCTGGCGATGAGCGCGCTGTGGTTCTTCGTGATGTTCGTGTTGAACCAATCGCCGCGCGGCAAGCTGAATCGCCGCTTGGCGCGGTGGTGGTACGGCAGCCAGGCCCCGATCATCGCCCCGGGGGGCACGGTCGCCACCGGCACCTCGCAAGAAGAAAGCGGCTAGTGACACTAGCTCGTACGGAGTCTGGGTGTGCCACTCGGAAACATGTGCCTCGCAAAAGCCAGTCTGCTCATACCCCTTCGCCACCGTGCGCTGGCGAGTCTACAATAGCCGGCATGCAAACGTGGGAAGCTTTTAACCGAGTCCGCGCGCTGGTCATTGGCGACTGCATGCTCGACCGCTACGTGTCGGGGCACGTTAAACGCCTGTCTCCCGAAGCGCCGGTTCCCGTTGTCTTGATGCAAGGCCAGCGCCACTGCCCCGGCGGCGCCGCCAACGTGGCCGCCTCGTTGGCCGCGCTGGGGGCCCGGGCTTCGCTGGTCGGCGTGGTGGGGAACGATCCCGAGGCCGATCTGCTGCGCGATACCTTGGTGGGGCATGGCCCGATCGATGCCCATTTGCACGTCTGTCACGACTCGCCCACCGTCTGCAAGACCCGGGTGCTGGCCGACGCCTGGCATCAATTGGTCCGGCTCGATCAGGACGGCGTGCGCGAAGCATTGGAGCTATCGGCGATCGAAGCTCTGGGCGAGATGGTCGGCCGGGTGTCGCAGCACGACATCGTGCTTTTGGCGGATTACGAAAAAGGAACCTTGCCGCGAGAAGTTCTGCGGGCCGTCATCGACCAGTGCCGCGAGCAGGGGATTCTCTGTCTGGTTGATCCCAAGAAACGCGACTTCAGCCTGTACGGTGGCGCGACGTTCATCACACCCAACTTGGCGGAACTCGAACGAGCCGTCGGCCGGCCCCTGGCTGGCGAAACGGAAATCGTCGAGGCGGCCCGCGACTTGTGCCGGCAGTTCTTCTTTGACTACGTGCTGGTCACGCGCGCGGCCGAGGGGATGACGCTGGTCTCGCGCCAGGAAGTTCATCATTTCGCCGCGCACGTCCGCCCGGTGGCCGACGTGTCGGGCGCCGGCGACACGGTGGTGGCCACGCTGGCCGCCGCCTTGGCCGCCGGATGGGAGATCGCCACGGCGTGCCGGCTGGCGACTGTCGCGGCGGGCATCGCCGTCAGCCGGCCGGGCACGTACATCGTCCGCGGCGCGGAGCTTGAAACCGCGTGGAGCGGGCGCAGCCTGAAAGTCCTTGACCGCGAGGCCGCCCGCCACCGCGTGCGCGACGCTCGCCGCGCCGGTCAGCGCGTGGTGTTCACCAACGGTTGCTTCGACATCCTGCACGCTGGCCACCTGGCCTGTCTGGAACGGGCGCGGCAGCATGGCGACCTGCTGGTCGTCGGCTTGAACAGCGACGACTCGGTCACGCGCAACAAAGGCCCCGGCCGTCCCGTGCTGCTCGTGGAGCATCGAGCCGCGCTGTTGGCTGGTTTGGCGTGTGTTGACATCGTGGTTGTGTTCAACGAGCTGACGCCCGAGTCGTTGATTCGCCAGCTTGAGCCCGACTGTCTGGTCAAAGGGGCCGACTATCACGCCGGCGAGATCGTCGGGGCCGAGTTCGTGAAATCGCGCGGCGGACAAGTGGTCACCGTGCCGCTGATGCCGGGGTTGAGCACGACACACATTCTGCAATTGCGGGAAGCGGCCGACGAATGACCCATCCGCGGCGCACGCTTGAAGGGCTCGTGCTGACGCTGATCGCCTGCCTGGCGGCGAACGTGTGGCTGGCGATGCCGTGCCGGGTGACGACTGGTTCGATGGCCCCGGCCGTGCTGGGGCGCCACGTCAATTATACTTGCCCGAGTTGTGGACTCGCCTCAGCCATCGACGCCGACGCGCCGCCCCCGGTCGGCGAGCGGTTGTGGTGCTTCAACTGTTTGCGCGACGCCGAGTATAAAGACCTGCGGGTTTCCGTGGGGGATTTGCTGGTTGTCAAGCGGATCGGCATCGAGCGGCGCGAGCTGGAGCGTTGGCGGATGGTCGCGCTGGCCATGCCGCGGCGCGCCGAGCAACTGGCGCTGAAACGAATCGTCGGCTTGCCGGGCGAGAGCGTGGCCATTGAAGACGG encodes the following:
- a CDS encoding bifunctional heptose 7-phosphate kinase/heptose 1-phosphate adenyltransferase — its product is MQTWEAFNRVRALVIGDCMLDRYVSGHVKRLSPEAPVPVVLMQGQRHCPGGAANVAASLAALGARASLVGVVGNDPEADLLRDTLVGHGPIDAHLHVCHDSPTVCKTRVLADAWHQLVRLDQDGVREALELSAIEALGEMVGRVSQHDIVLLADYEKGTLPREVLRAVIDQCREQGILCLVDPKKRDFSLYGGATFITPNLAELERAVGRPLAGETEIVEAARDLCRQFFFDYVLVTRAAEGMTLVSRQEVHHFAAHVRPVADVSGAGDTVVATLAAALAAGWEIATACRLATVAAGIAVSRPGTYIVRGAELETAWSGRSLKVLDREAARHRVRDARRAGQRVVFTNGCFDILHAGHLACLERARQHGDLLVVGLNSDDSVTRNKGPGRPVLLVEHRAALLAGLACVDIVVVFNELTPESLIRQLEPDCLVKGADYHAGEIVGAEFVKSRGGQVVTVPLMPGLSTTHILQLREAADE